The proteins below come from a single Myxococcota bacterium genomic window:
- a CDS encoding SDR family NAD(P)-dependent oxidoreductase, producing the protein MEESSAEPQRVVLVTGASSGIGAAAADRLAKEWRVFGTSRSLAGRAERSREIEWLEIDVTEDASVAVGVDTLLDRAGRLDAVVCNAGIGIFGSVEETSLAAARDQFETNVFGVLRVLRATLPHLRAQGAGRVALVGSLAGRVPIPFQAHYSATKAAVDALAGSLANELHGTGVAVSLIEPGDIRTPFNEPVDFEGAIGSPYGEPIARARETIERSLDAAPGPEVVAEVIEAALTAPRPRARYAVGAEVPWVPLLRRLLPDRTVRWAIRRHFKL; encoded by the coding sequence ATGGAAGAGTCGAGCGCCGAACCGCAGCGGGTGGTGCTGGTCACGGGTGCCTCGTCGGGGATCGGGGCGGCTGCGGCCGATCGACTCGCGAAGGAGTGGCGCGTCTTCGGGACGTCCCGAAGCCTCGCCGGCCGCGCCGAGCGCAGCCGCGAGATCGAATGGCTCGAGATCGACGTCACCGAGGACGCATCGGTCGCGGTGGGCGTCGACACCCTGCTCGATCGAGCGGGACGCCTCGATGCAGTCGTGTGCAACGCGGGGATCGGCATCTTCGGAAGCGTCGAGGAAACGTCCCTGGCCGCGGCGCGCGACCAGTTCGAGACCAACGTCTTCGGGGTGCTGCGCGTCTTGCGCGCCACGCTCCCGCACCTGCGCGCCCAGGGCGCGGGCCGCGTCGCCCTCGTCGGGTCGCTTGCCGGCCGCGTCCCGATTCCCTTCCAGGCCCACTACTCGGCGACGAAGGCGGCCGTCGATGCGCTCGCGGGTTCCCTCGCGAACGAGCTTCACGGAACCGGCGTCGCCGTATCGCTGATCGAACCCGGCGACATCCGCACGCCGTTCAACGAACCGGTCGACTTCGAGGGCGCGATCGGCTCCCCGTATGGGGAGCCGATCGCGCGCGCCCGCGAGACCATCGAACGCTCCCTCGACGCGGCGCCCGGACCCGAGGTGGTGGCCGAGGTGATCGAGGCCGCGCTCACGGCACCGCGTCCGCGCGCACGCTACGCAGTGGGCGCCGAGGTGCCCTGGGTCCCGTTGCTGCGACGCCTGCTGCCCGACCGCACCGTCCGCTGGGCGATTCGGCGCCACTTCAAGCTCTAG
- a CDS encoding lipid-transfer protein, translating into MGNKVYVVGVGMTKFEKPGSKEWDYPDMAEEAGKKALADAGIAYEKIEQAAVGYCYGDSTCGQRAVYTLGLTGIPIYNVNNNCATGSTALFMGKQFVEAGIADCVLALGFEKMARGSLGTNFTDRINPMDKHAKDMIDRCGFEKAPPAAQFFGNAGREHMEKYGTKAEHFAKIGWKNHKHSVNNPYSQFQDEYSLEDIQNAPMVFDPLTKLQCCPTSDGAGAAILASEQFVKDNGLEAKAVEIAGMAMTTDTPTTFSEQSSMKLVGYDMTKDAAQKVYEQAGVGPENVDVVELHDCFAANELITYEALGLCGEGKAGEFVDSGAQTYGGQVVVNPSGGLISKGHPLGATGLAQCAELNWQLRGEADKRQVDGAKVALQHNLGLGGAAVVAAYRKGF; encoded by the coding sequence ATGGGCAACAAGGTCTATGTGGTCGGCGTCGGCATGACGAAGTTCGAGAAGCCCGGTTCCAAGGAATGGGACTACCCGGACATGGCCGAAGAGGCCGGCAAGAAGGCACTGGCGGACGCGGGGATCGCGTACGAGAAGATCGAGCAGGCCGCGGTCGGCTACTGCTACGGCGACTCCACCTGCGGCCAGCGCGCGGTCTACACCCTCGGGCTCACCGGCATCCCGATCTACAACGTGAACAACAACTGCGCGACGGGTTCGACCGCGCTCTTCATGGGCAAGCAGTTCGTCGAGGCCGGCATCGCCGACTGCGTCCTCGCCCTCGGCTTCGAGAAGATGGCGCGGGGTTCTCTCGGTACGAACTTCACCGACCGCATCAACCCGATGGACAAGCACGCGAAGGACATGATCGACCGCTGCGGCTTCGAGAAGGCGCCGCCGGCGGCCCAGTTCTTCGGCAACGCCGGTCGCGAGCACATGGAGAAGTACGGCACGAAGGCCGAGCACTTCGCCAAGATCGGCTGGAAGAACCACAAGCACTCGGTGAACAACCCGTACTCCCAGTTCCAGGACGAGTACAGCCTCGAGGACATCCAGAACGCGCCGATGGTCTTCGATCCGCTCACGAAGCTGCAGTGCTGCCCCACGAGTGACGGCGCCGGCGCGGCGATCCTGGCGAGCGAGCAGTTCGTGAAGGACAACGGCCTCGAGGCGAAGGCCGTCGAGATCGCCGGTATGGCCATGACCACCGATACGCCGACCACGTTCTCGGAGCAGAGCTCGATGAAGCTGGTGGGCTACGACATGACGAAGGACGCGGCCCAGAAGGTCTACGAGCAGGCGGGCGTCGGTCCGGAGAACGTGGACGTCGTCGAGCTCCACGACTGCTTCGCGGCCAACGAGCTGATCACCTACGAGGCGCTCGGCCTCTGCGGTGAGGGCAAGGCCGGCGAGTTCGTCGACTCGGGCGCCCAGACCTACGGCGGCCAGGTGGTCGTGAACCCCTCGGGCGGCCTGATCTCGAAGGGCCACCCGCTCGGAGCCACCGGCCTCGCCCAGTGCGCCGAGCTCAACTGGCAGCTCCGCGGCGAAGCCGACAAGCGCCAGGTGGACGGCGCCAAGGTCGCCCTCCAGCACAACCTGGGCCTGGGCGGCGCGGCGGTTGTCGCGGCCTACCGCAAGGGCTTCTAG